A portion of the Limosilactobacillus reuteri genome contains these proteins:
- a CDS encoding LPXTG cell wall anchor domain-containing protein yields MKQPVNISYTASSGGGLNVYERSMLDYIAYDNQENLISKNQAYENFLANNYQGNIDFLKKIIAENEKTINYLKMGRPFEDNIKNLEQAKVTIKEELEELYKVAAAQREGKYYKPKDDIGWISTDSYGLSYSYSSANYNEWDDVDKIDHTNKLIENHEEALNKVQQRLVELHNKMQSAVEKAEKTSIAAQKLLQKLEQISQPLITATQQIKDAESAMSQAKQNLALQEELLTQAKDKRNMMQSQAINAQTKLLQALLNKTNSQEKLASAKEKLSIQTDALKYSSLINLEPLTVEPGVTPAPKVTTAIAVENDDHQNKAVITLPGDEQENKLPQGTKVVWKDDAKVAADLQRPGKHTEDVLIVFPDGSVILTNEQVTVIATEKQADANKEISPVQETVDPAQENNMRANDLSAQVVEVNNDNLVPEILVTPQTKQNTVQPNVVIKGQAARNNSARPSLAKSYKAKTTNNVLPRTGDESSLPIIALGAVIGLVGIGATLKRYE; encoded by the coding sequence TTGAAGCAACCAGTTAATATTTCATACACGGCATCTTCTGGTGGGGGATTGAATGTTTACGAAAGATCAATGCTTGATTATATTGCTTATGACAACCAAGAAAATCTAATTTCTAAGAATCAAGCGTATGAAAATTTTCTTGCGAATAACTATCAAGGAAACATTGATTTCTTGAAAAAGATTATTGCAGAAAACGAGAAAACCATTAATTATCTGAAAATGGGTAGACCATTCGAAGATAATATCAAGAATCTTGAACAAGCAAAAGTAACAATAAAAGAAGAACTAGAGGAATTGTATAAGGTTGCAGCAGCGCAAAGAGAGGGAAAATATTATAAGCCTAAAGATGATATCGGCTGGATAAGTACCGATTCATATGGATTATCGTATTCTTATAGTTCCGCTAATTATAATGAATGGGATGATGTTGACAAAATTGATCATACAAATAAATTAATTGAAAATCACGAGGAAGCCCTAAACAAGGTTCAACAAAGATTAGTCGAATTACATAATAAAATGCAGTCGGCTGTAGAAAAGGCAGAAAAAACATCTATTGCTGCCCAAAAATTGCTTCAAAAGTTAGAGCAGATTTCCCAACCGCTTATTACTGCTACTCAACAAATTAAAGATGCCGAAAGTGCCATGTCACAAGCTAAACAAAATCTTGCGCTTCAAGAAGAACTACTTACTCAGGCCAAAGATAAGCGCAATATGATGCAATCCCAAGCAATCAATGCGCAAACCAAGCTATTGCAAGCCTTACTCAATAAGACAAATTCACAAGAAAAGTTAGCGTCAGCAAAAGAAAAACTTTCTATACAAACTGATGCCTTAAAGTATAGCTCGCTAATCAACCTTGAACCACTAACAGTTGAGCCAGGAGTAACTCCTGCTCCTAAAGTTACGACGGCGATTGCGGTTGAAAATGATGATCATCAGAATAAAGCTGTTATTACTTTACCCGGCGATGAGCAAGAAAATAAGCTGCCTCAGGGAACAAAGGTAGTGTGGAAAGATGATGCTAAAGTTGCAGCCGACCTTCAACGTCCCGGAAAGCATACTGAAGATGTCTTAATTGTTTTTCCTGATGGATCGGTGATTTTAACTAACGAGCAGGTTACTGTCATCGCAACAGAAAAACAGGCAGACGCTAATAAAGAGATTTCGCCTGTACAAGAAACGGTTGATCCTGCCCAAGAAAATAATATGCGTGCGAATGATCTTTCTGCCCAGGTAGTGGAAGTTAATAATGATAATCTAGTGCCAGAAATATTGGTGACTCCGCAAACCAAGCAAAATACCGTCCAACCAAACGTAGTAATAAAAGGTCAAGCAGCTCGGAATAACAGTGCTCGGCCTTCATTAGCTAAGTCTTATAAGGCCAAGACAACGAATAATGTTTTGCCACGAACCGGGGATGAATCTTCACTTCCGATTATTGCCCTCGGCGCTGTTATTGGGCTAGTAGGAATTGGTGCAACACTTAAACGGTACGAATAA
- a CDS encoding polysaccharide biosynthesis C-terminal domain-containing protein codes for MANLFLKFRIFAVVRNSSDLTKYIIILGLSSLIGNLTLWPHMRKILTNRLKFKINILKHLYPTFALFLPQIATTIYLQINRTMLGVFSGETSSGYYQYSDNLIHMVIGIITATGTVMLPHVANAYSSGNMKKVNNLLYTSFNFVTAISMPMMFGLASIAKLLVPIYYGPGYFPVINAMMIESIIIVMIGWSNAIGTQYLLPINKVKEFNISVFLGAIINIVLNIPLINLWGLNGAILSTVISKTSVTFYQIIVVKKLLNYKKLFSGTIKYTVSGIIIFIWGVFLNNELKLNAIFVLIIDIVSATIIYIILLIVLRTPIIKLAFNIIKNKERS; via the coding sequence GTGGCTAACTTATTCTTGAAATTTAGGATATTTGCTGTAGTTAGGAATTCCTCAGATTTAACAAAATATATTATTATTTTAGGTTTATCCTCTTTAATAGGAAATTTAACTCTTTGGCCTCATATGAGGAAGATTTTGACTAATAGATTGAAGTTCAAAATAAATATATTAAAGCATCTTTATCCAACTTTTGCTCTTTTTTTACCTCAAATTGCAACAACAATATATCTTCAAATTAATAGGACCATGCTTGGAGTATTTTCAGGTGAAACATCATCTGGATACTACCAATATTCAGATAATTTAATACATATGGTGATTGGAATTATAACTGCAACAGGTACTGTAATGTTACCGCATGTTGCAAATGCTTATTCAAGCGGTAATATGAAAAAAGTAAATAATTTATTATATACTTCTTTTAATTTTGTTACTGCGATTTCAATGCCTATGATGTTCGGTTTAGCTTCTATAGCTAAACTTCTAGTGCCTATTTACTATGGACCAGGATATTTTCCAGTTATAAATGCAATGATGATTGAGTCAATAATCATTGTAATGATTGGTTGGAGTAACGCTATTGGGACACAGTATTTATTGCCTATTAATAAAGTTAAAGAATTCAATATTTCAGTTTTTTTAGGTGCAATTATAAACATAGTACTAAATATACCATTAATTAATTTATGGGGATTAAATGGGGCCATTTTATCTACTGTTATTTCGAAAACTAGTGTTACTTTTTATCAAATAATAGTTGTAAAAAAATTATTAAATTATAAGAAACTATTTTCTGGGACAATTAAATATACGGTTTCTGGAATCATAATATTTATTTGGGGTGTATTCTTAAATAACGAGTTAAAACTAAATGCAATTTTTGTATTAATTATTGACATTGTATCTGCAACAATCATATACATTATTTTGTTAATAGTTTTAAGAACTCCAATAATTAAGCTGGCATTTAATATTATAAAAAATAAGGAGAGATCATGA
- a CDS encoding IS30 family transposase yields MTHLNDTMSTSLLTTHKKNAHLTKEERVMIATLKSQGLSNRAIGRQLGVNHQTINNELNRGTVRQLRRQKSNGKIYEYSYYIYSYEAGQATYLEHHRHSGRRRLYYSSKQFLRLADQLMLGEFDDHHYSPQAVIYKARDLMNDGTLIPKSVVTLYQWINEGVLRTSNLDLFEKPKRKHHRTHPQAKRCLGPNIAQRPQTADQRSEIGHWELDTVQGQKNGNDSVVLVMTDRLSRVNITSKIAGKTAHAVNQFFINLRQKMGTDAYYHIFKTITSDNGSEFSELTQVHDHVFYADPYSPWERGSNEINNRFLRKEITKGEAINNYSSAQIIATNDWMNHYPRAMFNGHSSMDIYRKAFYQEISQLHQPIINWSVLFI; encoded by the coding sequence ATGACGCACTTAAATGATACCATGTCTACTAGTTTATTGACTACTCATAAAAAGAATGCTCATCTTACTAAAGAAGAACGTGTGATGATTGCGACTTTAAAGTCGCAAGGACTTTCCAATCGCGCAATTGGTCGCCAATTAGGAGTTAATCATCAAACAATTAATAACGAGCTCAACCGTGGTACGGTCCGCCAACTTCGTCGTCAAAAATCTAATGGTAAGATTTACGAATATTCTTACTACATCTATAGTTATGAAGCTGGTCAGGCCACATATCTTGAACATCACCGCCATTCTGGTCGTCGTCGCTTATATTATTCTTCAAAGCAATTTTTACGATTAGCTGATCAGCTAATGCTTGGTGAGTTTGACGACCACCATTACTCCCCACAAGCGGTTATTTATAAGGCTCGAGATTTAATGAATGATGGCACCCTGATCCCAAAGTCGGTTGTAACTTTATATCAATGGATTAATGAGGGTGTGCTTCGTACGTCCAATTTAGACCTCTTTGAAAAACCTAAACGTAAGCATCATCGAACTCATCCGCAAGCTAAAAGGTGCTTAGGGCCTAATATTGCTCAACGACCTCAAACTGCGGACCAACGGTCCGAAATTGGCCATTGGGAACTAGATACAGTTCAGGGACAGAAAAACGGTAATGACAGTGTTGTACTAGTAATGACTGATCGCCTTTCACGAGTTAATATCACGAGTAAAATTGCTGGTAAAACTGCGCATGCAGTAAATCAGTTCTTTATAAATTTACGCCAGAAAATGGGCACAGATGCTTACTATCACATCTTTAAGACAATAACCTCTGACAACGGTTCAGAATTTAGTGAGTTAACACAAGTTCACGATCATGTTTTCTATGCTGATCCGTATTCCCCTTGGGAACGTGGATCCAATGAGATCAATAACCGGTTTCTCCGCAAGGAGATTACCAAAGGTGAAGCTATAAATAACTATAGTAGTGCTCAGATCATAGCGACTAATGATTGGATGAATCACTATCCACGAGCTATGTTTAATGGACATTCGTCAATGGATATCTATCGTAAGGCCTTCTACCAAGAGATATCACAGCTCCATCAACCAATAATCAATTGGTCAGTATTATTTATTTGA
- a CDS encoding glycosyltransferase has translation MRYRFICAPVSGNGGTETVVVAVVNHLAELNKNVDLFLTLEPENRSWLTKINSNVNIVHFTGHTKIEKLFYLNRIFYSTSNDDRLIILGANIIKLAYFYRKILKKKWKIYSWIHYSLYNQNLFNPKNILYADIHLAISTSIKKQLIELGEPEKKIRLIFNPISKYKGEKNIPDNTSVLRVVYVGKIMLTGQKNLIELFNAVKNYKGKIHIDLFGADTTNGEIFNFLKNEDLIKFCTFHKWTDDPWKEIITKVHPNCLVLSSKYEGLPMVMLEALSRGIPCIVADFYGSSDIINSQNGVIYKSRNINDFVNKLEYVNSKYYNSESITRSINKFYEKEYFERLDKILGI, from the coding sequence ATGAGGTATCGTTTTATATGTGCGCCTGTTTCAGGAAATGGTGGAACAGAAACTGTAGTGGTTGCTGTAGTTAATCACTTAGCAGAATTAAATAAAAATGTTGATCTATTTTTGACTTTGGAGCCTGAAAATAGATCATGGTTAACAAAAATAAATTCTAACGTAAACATTGTTCATTTTACAGGTCATACAAAGATTGAAAAATTGTTTTATTTAAATAGAATTTTTTATTCAACTTCAAATGATGATAGGTTAATTATATTAGGCGCGAATATAATTAAGTTAGCTTATTTTTACAGAAAGATTTTGAAAAAAAAGTGGAAAATATATTCATGGATACATTATTCATTATATAATCAAAATTTATTTAATCCTAAGAATATATTATATGCTGATATTCATCTAGCAATTAGTACTTCAATAAAGAAACAATTAATTGAATTGGGAGAGCCTGAAAAAAAGATAAGATTGATTTTTAATCCTATTTCAAAATATAAAGGAGAGAAGAATATTCCTGATAATACTTCAGTGTTAAGAGTAGTGTATGTTGGAAAGATTATGCTTACCGGTCAGAAAAATTTAATTGAACTTTTTAATGCTGTGAAAAATTATAAAGGGAAAATACATATTGATCTTTTTGGAGCGGATACTACAAATGGAGAAATTTTCAACTTCTTAAAAAATGAAGATCTGATTAAGTTTTGTACTTTTCATAAATGGACTGATGATCCTTGGAAAGAAATTATAACTAAAGTTCATCCAAATTGTTTAGTATTGTCCTCTAAATATGAAGGACTACCTATGGTAATGCTAGAAGCATTATCTCGGGGAATTCCTTGTATAGTTGCAGATTTTTATGGCAGTAGTGATATTATTAATAGTCAAAATGGAGTTATTTACAAAAGTAGGAATATTAATGACTTTGTAAATAAATTAGAATATGTAAATAGTAAATACTATAATTCTGAAAGTATAACTCGAAGTATTAATAAATTTTATGAAAAAGAATATTTTGAGCGTTTGGATAAAATTTTAGGAATATAG
- the glf gene encoding UDP-galactopyranose mutase: MKYDYLVVGTGLFGATFAYEAAKRGKRVKLIEKRDHIAGNIYTKKIDGIQVHQYGAHIFHTSNKEVWDYVNQFAEFNRYTNSPVANYKGQMYNLPFNMNTFSQMWGVRTPAEAMAKINEQRQEMAGKEPQNLEEQAISLIGRDIYEKLIKGYTEKQWGQKANELPAFIIRRLPVRLVYDNNYFNDTYQGIPVGGYTQIVEKMLDSDLIDVETGVDFFDKKDEYLKDYPKIVFTGMIDQFFDYQLGELQYRSLRFETEEKNVGNYQGNAVINYTDAETPYTRIIEHKHFEFGKGDKDKTVITREYPADWHRGDEPYYPINNQRNNDLYKQYAKLASEKANNVIFGGRLGQYRYYNMDQVLHAALTAVNKEFD; encoded by the coding sequence ATGAAATATGATTATTTAGTAGTAGGTACAGGCCTTTTTGGTGCAACCTTTGCCTATGAAGCTGCTAAACGTGGTAAGCGTGTAAAACTAATTGAAAAACGAGATCACATTGCTGGTAATATCTACACTAAGAAAATAGATGGTATTCAAGTTCATCAATATGGAGCTCATATTTTCCATACGTCTAATAAGGAAGTGTGGGATTATGTAAACCAGTTTGCAGAATTCAATCGATATACAAATAGTCCAGTAGCTAACTACAAAGGACAAATGTATAACCTGCCATTTAATATGAATACTTTTAGTCAAATGTGGGGTGTGCGGACACCAGCAGAAGCAATGGCAAAGATCAATGAGCAACGCCAAGAGATGGCTGGTAAAGAACCACAGAATTTGGAAGAGCAAGCCATTTCCTTAATCGGTCGCGATATCTATGAAAAGCTCATCAAAGGTTATACTGAAAAACAGTGGGGACAAAAGGCAAATGAATTGCCAGCCTTTATCATTCGGCGTCTGCCAGTGCGATTAGTTTACGATAACAACTACTTTAACGACACCTATCAAGGAATTCCGGTTGGTGGTTACACCCAGATTGTTGAAAAAATGTTAGATAGTGATTTGATTGATGTTGAAACTGGAGTAGACTTCTTTGATAAGAAGGATGAATACCTTAAAGATTATCCAAAGATTGTCTTTACCGGAATGATTGACCAATTCTTTGATTATCAGTTAGGCGAATTACAATATCGTAGTTTGCGCTTTGAAACTGAAGAAAAGAACGTTGGTAACTACCAAGGTAACGCTGTAATTAATTATACTGATGCCGAAACACCATATACCCGGATTATTGAACATAAACACTTTGAATTCGGTAAAGGTGATAAGGATAAGACAGTGATCACCCGTGAATACCCAGCTGATTGGCATCGCGGTGATGAACCATATTACCCAATTAATAATCAACGTAATAACGACCTTTACAAGCAATACGCAAAGTTAGCAAGTGAAAAAGCTAATAATGTGATCTTTGGTGGTCGTTTAGGTCAATATCGTTACTATAATATGGATCAAGTATTACATGCAGCATTGACAGCTGTTAACAAGGAGTTTGATTAG
- a CDS encoding acyltransferase family protein has protein sequence MKNPHGITIQKKAGTRYVPIINLLKGFSIFTIVLMHLVQMTPKMPHIISSLASIGGTGVHIFFLCSGIGLYMSHLNKPLTFIGFIKKRFLKIYIPYAIIVLISACLPWMYTGKDRILAVFSHLFLFKMFFSQYENSFGIQFWFISTIIQLYFFIYPNNLGGL, from the coding sequence TTGAAAAATCCACACGGTATAACTATTCAGAAAAAAGCTGGAACTAGATATGTACCAATCATAAATTTATTGAAGGGATTTTCAATATTTACGATTGTTTTAATGCATTTGGTTCAAATGACACCTAAGATGCCTCATATAATTTCATCATTAGCTAGTATCGGTGGAACAGGAGTACATATCTTTTTCTTATGTTCTGGTATTGGTTTATATATGAGTCATTTAAATAAACCACTAACATTTATCGGATTTATTAAAAAAAGGTTTCTTAAAATCTATATTCCTTATGCAATTATAGTGTTAATTTCAGCGTGTCTTCCATGGATGTATACGGGAAAAGATAGAATTTTGGCTGTTTTTAGTCACCTCTTCTTATTTAAAATGTTTTTTTCTCAGTACGAAAATAGTTTTGGCATACAATTCTGGTTTATCTCTACGATTATTCAACTTTATTTTTTTATTTATCCCAATAACTTAGGTGGATTATAG
- a CDS encoding IS30 family transposase, with protein MTHLNDTMSTSLLTTHKKNAHLTKEERVMIATLKSQGLSNRAIGRQLGVNHQTINNELNRGTVRQLRRQKSNGKIYEYSYYIYSYEAGQATYLEHHRHSGRRRLYYSSKQFLRLADQLMLGEFDDHHYSPQAVIYKARDLMNDGTLIPKSVVTLYQWINEGVLRTSNLDLFEKPKRKHHRTHPQAKRCLGPNIAQRPQTADQRSEIGHWELDTVQGQKNGNDSVVLVMTDRLSRVNITSKIAGKTAHAVNQFFINLRQKMGTDAYYRIFKTITSDNGSEFSELTQVHDHVFYADPYSPWERGSNEINNRFLRKEITKGEAINNYSSAQIIATNDWMNHYPRAMFNGHSSMDIYRKAFYQEISQLHQPIINWSVLFI; from the coding sequence ATGACGCACTTAAATGATACCATGTCTACTAGTTTATTGACTACTCATAAAAAGAATGCTCATCTTACTAAAGAAGAACGTGTGATGATTGCGACTTTAAAGTCGCAAGGACTTTCCAATCGCGCAATTGGTCGCCAATTAGGAGTTAATCATCAAACAATTAATAACGAGCTCAACCGTGGTACGGTCCGCCAACTTCGTCGTCAAAAATCTAATGGTAAGATTTACGAATATTCTTACTACATCTATAGTTATGAAGCTGGTCAGGCCACATATCTTGAACATCACCGCCATTCTGGTCGTCGTCGCTTATATTATTCTTCAAAGCAATTTTTACGATTAGCTGATCAGCTAATGCTTGGTGAGTTTGACGACCACCATTACTCCCCACAAGCGGTTATTTATAAGGCTCGAGATTTAATGAATGATGGCACCCTGATCCCAAAGTCGGTTGTAACTTTATATCAATGGATTAATGAGGGTGTGCTTCGTACGTCCAATTTAGACCTCTTTGAAAAACCTAAACGTAAGCATCATCGAACTCATCCGCAAGCTAAAAGGTGCTTAGGGCCTAATATTGCTCAACGACCTCAAACTGCGGACCAACGGTCCGAAATTGGCCATTGGGAACTAGATACAGTTCAGGGACAGAAAAACGGTAATGACAGTGTTGTACTAGTAATGACTGATCGCCTTTCACGAGTTAATATCACGAGTAAAATTGCTGGTAAAACTGCGCATGCAGTAAATCAGTTCTTTATAAATTTACGCCAGAAAATGGGCACAGATGCTTACTATCGCATCTTTAAGACAATAACCTCTGACAACGGTTCAGAATTTAGTGAGTTAACACAAGTTCACGATCATGTTTTCTATGCTGATCCGTATTCCCCTTGGGAACGTGGATCCAATGAGATCAATAACCGGTTTCTCCGCAAGGAGATTACCAAAGGTGAAGCTATAAATAACTATAGTAGTGCTCAGATCATAGCGACTAATGATTGGATGAATCACTATCCACGAGCTATGTTTAATGGACATTCGTCAATGGATATCTATCGTAAGGCCTTCTACCAAGAGATATCACAGCTCCATCAACCAATAATCAATTGGTCAGTATTATTTATTTGA
- a CDS encoding DEAD/DEAH box helicase, giving the protein MSNWRNLFAQRIYERGRDYYYRDKVKNLIIDEDDNFSAIVKGNRAYKVTGRYHNGKFSQLHCDCPYAQDNHRCKHMAAALEAIDDDSANIEPQKSLGEVFQSAFPPNRLPVDPQSFLSKEVFPLRLIEHVFTNLDDVQIISEILIKAADAYFTIPGAKWNYSVAGRFKQYYFSVLVAFNREMIVDVQVDFIKTREGQQIAEMVALYYLLKYLDQHNIEENTNEAARQMLANFLDRDPDSQAIITANIGEYYDGGQYLYFRAGVPDHMYKFPNLTTLTNGIARGERLHLGKFFDQQIIPENLDKDSKQWLDLIIKLSSTADLTRDGYYEASVKNELPLASVIMDEVDQILKTGNTLYNRWKVPIKREERALKAAVSIKANGADDDPSRYLDVSVDLPADLIRGQAAYYHLDDHTWTAFTGIAPDKLDPVFPVTSDLVFGVDTMAEFYRYVLPKIQSMFSVEMPQDRDLSKFLPPLPTVVFLLDYHDEQIYCDLATEIDGKTQKIKKIDDLPQFLMQRVEQVLAKYFTKFNQTGTRAVLLVDEATNLLATGVNELQEIGITKATPAFNGLYKQPFTKVSVGISVDSGLLKLDFGDDQLTAKEIKQILRDFRPHKQYYQLGKKTLKMDEPSLTELVETLRKMGISSRDFTAEELKLPVYRALYLDDLLSHQEALNYRTTSELHQLVTDVKTPQKDFKVPANLHATLRPYQYDGVQWLITLMKYHFGGLLADEMGLGKTLQIITVLLSEQGNGQNLIVAPAAVIYNWQDEINKFASDLKVTVLDGSKAERRKQFAQSTERDIIITSYDAAKRDIDFYEGHVFNIEVIDEAQYIKNPQTAAAKTVKAINAKQRFALTGTPIENRLSELWSIFDYLMPGFLGSYQQFRKQYEGPIIKNQDEQAQDDLKRLVQPFMLRRVKKDVLNDLPMKNEQVFLTPMVGKQESLYQARAQRLIRQIQKQNDEEFQQNKLAVLAEITRLRELCCSPQLLDRGYSGPSGKIKATMNLIKDEMADNHKILLFSQFTSALAILKEKLANAGIKYFVIEGKTKKADRLQFVDEFNSYDQPAVFLISLKAGGTGLNLTSADVVIHFDPWWNIAAENQATDRAHRIGQKNNVTIYKMIAQNTIEEKIIEMQQKKAALANSILSGNELANAVINKETLLNILK; this is encoded by the coding sequence ATGAGTAACTGGCGTAATCTATTTGCACAACGAATTTATGAACGGGGTAGGGATTACTACTATCGCGATAAAGTTAAAAACTTAATAATCGATGAAGACGATAATTTTTCTGCAATCGTTAAGGGAAATCGGGCTTATAAAGTAACTGGTAGATACCATAATGGAAAGTTTTCTCAACTTCATTGTGATTGTCCCTATGCGCAGGATAACCATCGTTGTAAACATATGGCCGCGGCTTTAGAGGCGATTGATGATGATTCGGCAAATATTGAACCGCAAAAATCATTAGGGGAGGTTTTTCAATCAGCTTTTCCGCCAAACCGTTTACCAGTTGATCCGCAAAGTTTTCTAAGTAAAGAAGTCTTTCCGCTACGGCTGATTGAACATGTCTTTACTAATCTTGACGATGTTCAAATCATTTCTGAGATCCTAATTAAAGCTGCAGATGCTTATTTCACAATTCCTGGAGCTAAGTGGAATTATTCAGTGGCTGGGCGTTTTAAACAATATTACTTTTCAGTGCTAGTTGCTTTTAATCGAGAAATGATTGTGGACGTCCAGGTAGACTTTATAAAGACAAGAGAAGGACAACAGATTGCTGAAATGGTTGCCCTTTATTACTTGTTAAAGTACCTTGATCAACATAATATTGAAGAGAATACTAATGAAGCGGCCCGGCAAATGCTAGCTAATTTTCTTGATCGCGATCCTGATAGTCAGGCGATCATTACTGCTAATATCGGTGAATACTACGATGGTGGTCAATACCTTTACTTCCGGGCAGGTGTACCAGACCATATGTATAAGTTTCCAAACTTGACAACCTTAACAAATGGGATTGCCCGTGGTGAGCGGCTTCATTTAGGAAAGTTCTTTGATCAGCAAATTATCCCCGAAAACCTTGATAAAGATAGTAAACAATGGTTAGACTTGATCATCAAGCTATCCTCGACCGCTGATTTAACGCGCGATGGGTATTATGAAGCATCCGTAAAAAATGAGCTGCCCCTGGCTAGCGTGATTATGGATGAAGTTGACCAAATATTAAAGACCGGTAATACGCTTTATAATCGGTGGAAAGTGCCTATTAAGCGGGAAGAACGTGCATTAAAAGCAGCAGTTTCAATTAAAGCAAATGGTGCTGATGACGATCCAAGTCGTTACCTTGATGTTAGTGTTGACCTTCCGGCTGACCTTATTCGTGGACAGGCAGCCTATTACCACCTTGATGACCATACCTGGACTGCTTTTACAGGAATAGCCCCTGATAAGTTAGACCCTGTTTTTCCAGTAACCAGTGATCTTGTTTTTGGTGTTGATACTATGGCTGAGTTTTACCGCTATGTGTTACCCAAGATTCAGTCGATGTTTTCAGTCGAGATGCCCCAAGATCGCGATTTATCAAAGTTTTTACCTCCATTACCAACAGTAGTTTTCTTATTGGATTATCATGACGAACAAATTTATTGTGACTTGGCAACTGAAATTGATGGAAAAACACAAAAAATTAAGAAAATTGATGACCTTCCGCAATTTTTGATGCAAAGAGTTGAACAGGTACTAGCTAAATATTTCACCAAGTTTAATCAAACCGGGACTAGAGCAGTTCTGTTAGTTGATGAGGCAACAAATTTGCTAGCAACTGGCGTCAATGAATTGCAAGAAATAGGAATTACTAAGGCTACTCCTGCATTTAATGGGTTATACAAACAGCCGTTTACTAAGGTAAGTGTCGGTATCTCCGTTGATTCTGGCCTTTTAAAGCTTGATTTTGGTGATGATCAACTAACCGCTAAAGAAATCAAGCAAATTCTAAGAGATTTCCGGCCGCATAAACAGTACTATCAATTGGGCAAGAAAACCTTGAAGATGGATGAACCTTCGCTAACTGAATTAGTTGAGACATTGCGCAAAATGGGAATCTCATCACGTGATTTTACTGCGGAAGAACTTAAATTGCCGGTGTATCGTGCTCTTTATCTTGATGATCTTTTATCCCACCAAGAAGCATTGAATTATCGTACTACTTCAGAATTGCACCAGCTAGTTACTGATGTTAAAACTCCGCAGAAAGATTTTAAGGTGCCGGCAAATCTTCATGCAACATTGCGTCCCTACCAATATGATGGTGTCCAGTGGCTAATAACCTTAATGAAGTATCATTTTGGTGGACTGCTGGCGGATGAGATGGGACTAGGCAAGACCCTGCAGATTATTACTGTTCTATTAAGTGAACAGGGAAACGGACAGAATTTAATTGTTGCCCCAGCGGCAGTTATCTATAATTGGCAAGATGAGATTAACAAGTTTGCCTCAGACCTTAAAGTAACTGTTCTTGATGGTAGTAAAGCTGAACGACGGAAACAGTTTGCGCAAAGTACAGAAAGGGATATCATTATTACTTCCTACGATGCCGCTAAACGAGATATTGATTTTTATGAAGGGCATGTCTTTAATATTGAAGTTATTGATGAGGCCCAATACATTAAAAATCCCCAAACTGCTGCCGCTAAAACAGTCAAAGCGATCAATGCTAAGCAGCGTTTTGCTTTAACCGGAACCCCAATTGAGAACCGGTTAAGCGAACTTTGGAGTATTTTTGACTACTTGATGCCTGGCTTTCTCGGTTCTTATCAGCAGTTCCGCAAACAGTATGAAGGACCGATTATTAAAAATCAGGATGAGCAAGCTCAGGACGACTTAAAACGTTTGGTACAACCATTCATGCTCCGTCGTGTGAAGAAAGATGTCCTTAATGATTTACCGATGAAAAATGAACAGGTATTTTTAACGCCCATGGTTGGTAAACAAGAAAGTTTATATCAGGCACGGGCTCAAAGATTGATAAGACAGATTCAAAAACAGAATGATGAAGAGTTTCAGCAGAATAAATTAGCAGTCTTGGCAGAAATTACTCGTCTTCGTGAACTATGTTGCAGTCCTCAATTGTTAGATAGGGGGTACAGTGGTCCTTCGGGAAAAATTAAGGCAACTATGAATTTAATTAAAGATGAAATGGCAGATAATCATAAAATTTTACTCTTCTCGCAGTTCACATCGGCATTAGCAATCTTAAAAGAAAAACTTGCTAATGCAGGAATTAAGTACTTTGTGATTGAAGGAAAGACAAAGAAAGCAGATCGTTTACAATTTGTTGATGAATTTAATTCCTATGATCAGCCAGCTGTCTTTTTAATTTCTCTGAAAGCAGGAGGAACGGGGTTAAATCTTACGAGTGCTGATGTTGTCATTCATTTTGACCCGTGGTGGAATATTGCGGCTGAAAATCAGGCGACTGACCGTGCTCATCGTATTGGTCAAAAGAATAACGTAACGATTTACAAAATGATTGCACAAAACACAATTGAAGAGAAGATCATTGAAATGCAACAGAAGAAAGCAGCTCTTGCCAATTCTATTCTTTCAGGAAACGAGCTAGCAAATGCCGTCATCAACAAGGAGACCCTTCTCAACATTCTCAAATAA